One Pararge aegeria chromosome 4, ilParAegt1.1, whole genome shotgun sequence DNA segment encodes these proteins:
- the LOC120623441 gene encoding protein hunchback-like, giving the protein MISCASPAGMPPAPHAQSWGSFNQQPIIKTEPMEEGSFSKEQTSGFYSEGFHSASPSSSSKDSNGHSPRSVGSSGEPLPFYDNMPLKAKTNLGMHLDSYRNGMPYNLLTPPGFVHSRNVEEHEPSPYESYSPRSLAPPAHVSTPLARADATPPKSPPRTPTSPDGEHDRRSFDRFHDSGFDGVGQNKPDCDDGQEGSGLEDFDEEPGLRVPAVNSHGKVKTFKCKQCEFVAVTKLSFWEHSKEHIKPEKMLTCRKCPFVTEYKHHLEYHMRNHLGSKPFQCTQCSYSCVNKSMLNSHLKSHSNIYQYRCNDCNYATKYCHSLKLHLRKYKHNPAMVLNVDGTPNPLPIIDVYGTRRGPKQKPMMKMFDQHHISNNKPQPPPPSHPLFGNHFPINLPYLPPLLPHSFLFPPNNNYEQQRTSPKVVEQQIEQQLSPRSILHQRLSYGEVPNDVVSPPPTKSPASLPRTPTAPRSHSPTQADDALDLTNTKTSEAGSPPPTESSANAVTPTTAMKNRRKGRAFKLQPAALRLQHEDNKMDADASDSESDASAEAPTSTASNSYTCQYCDITFGDLTMHTIHMGFHGYNDPFMCNKCGERSSDRIAFFIHLGRAQHA; this is encoded by the exons ATGATAAGTTGCGCATCCCCCGCCGGCATGCCGCCAGCGCCGCATGCGCAGTCTTGGGGCTCGTTCAACCAACAGCCAATTATT AAAACGGAACCAATGGAGGAGGGCAGCTTCTCAAAGGAACAGACAAGCGGATTCTATTCGGAGGGGTTCCACAGCGCATCGCCATCGTCATCAAGCAAGGATTCAAATGGGCATTCGCCCAGAAGCGTAGGCAGCTCCGGGGAACCGCTACCATTCTACGACAACATGCCATTAAAGGCTAAAACAAATCTTGGCATGCACTTAGACTCGTATCGCAATGGAATGCCATACAATCTTCTTACACCCCCTGGCTTCGTACACAGCAGGAACGTTGAAGAACACGAGCCATCCCCATACGAATCATACTCTCCGCGATCTCTCGCGCCTCCAGCTCACGTTTCTACTCCCTTGGCTCGCGCTGATGCTACTCCACCTAAATCTCCCCCTAGAACTCCTACGTCTCCTGATGGAGAACACGACAGGCGATCTTTTGATCGGTTCCACGATTCTGGCTTCGATGGCGTCGGTCAAAATAAACCAGACTGCGACGATGGCCAGGAAGGTTCTGGGCTTGAAGATTTCGACGAAGAACCCGGTCTCCGCGTACCAGCAGTAAATTCCCACGGAAAAGTGAAAACGTTCAAATGCAAGCAATGTGAATTCGTCGCCGTGACTAAGCTTAGCTTCTGGGAGCACAGCAAAGAGCATATCAAGCCCGAAAAAATGCTGACATGTCGAAAGTGCCCTTTTGTTACGGAATACAAGCACCACCTCGAATATCACATGCGAAATCATCTCGGATCAAAGCCTTTTCAATGCACCCAGTGCTCTTATTCTTGCGTGAATAAATCGATGCTCAACTCTCATCTCAAATCGCATTCGAATATTTATCAATACAGATGCAACGATTGTAACTATGCAACGAAATACTGCCATTCACTTAAACTCCACCTGCGGAAATATAAACACAATCCGGCGATGGTACTTAACGTGGATGGAACACCAAATCCTCTACCGATAATAGATGTGTACGGCACTAGACGTGGGCCTAAACAGAAGCCAATGATGAAGATGTTTGATCAACACCATATATCCAATAACAAGCCCCAACCTCCTCCACCATCGCATCCTCTATTCGGAAACCACTTTCCTATAAACCTACCATACTTACCTCCACTTTTGCCTCATTCGTTCTTATTCCCACCCAACAATAACTACGAACAACAAAGAACTTCTCCTAAGGTTGTCGAACAACAAATTGAACAACAACTGTCTCCCCGATCCATTTTACACCAACGTTTGTCGTACGGAGAGGTTCCTAACGACGTTGTTTCACCTCCCCCTACAAAATCACCTGCAAGTTTACCCCGTACACCGACGGCTCCACGCAGTCACTCTCCAACCCAGGCCGACGATGCGCTCGACTTGACTAACACAAAGACTAGTGAGGCTGGCTCTCCCCCGCCCACAGAGAGTTCTGCAAACGCAGTAACACCCACCACAGCAATgaaaaatagaagaaaaggCCGCGCGTTCAAACTGCAACCGGCTGCTTTAAGATTGCAGCACGAAGACAACAAAATGGATGCAGATGCGTCGGACTCAGAATCCGACGCGTCCGCCGAAGCTCCAACCTCTACAGCCTCCAATTCGTATACTTGTCAATATTGCGACATTACATTCGGAGATCTTACTATGCACACTATCCACATGGGATTCCACGGGTACAACGATCCctttatgtgtaataaatgcGGTGAGAGAAGTTCTGATCGTATAGCGTTCTTTATTCACCTCGGGCGTGCCCAACACGCTTAA